In Clarias gariepinus isolate MV-2021 ecotype Netherlands chromosome 1, CGAR_prim_01v2, whole genome shotgun sequence, one DNA window encodes the following:
- the LOC128541526 gene encoding phosphoglucomutase-1-like produces MEDSPLQVLHVETAPYPDQRPGTSGLRKNVRVFQYKANYLQNFIQSIFSSIDLRDRQGSTMVVGGDGRYFNTAAIQVIVQMAAANGVGRLVIGQNGIMSTPAASCIIRKFKAIGGFVLTASHNPGGPDGEFGIKFNIANGGPAPSPVTDKIFQISRGIEEYAICPDLTVDLTTLGRQSFDLENKFKPFTVEIVDPVESYANMLRNIFDFAALKELLSGQNHIRIRLDAMHGVLGPYVKKILCEELGSPANSAINCVPQEDFGGRIPDPNLTCAADLLETMRSGQFDFGAAFDGDGDRNMILGRNGFLVNPSDSVAVIAANIFCIPYFQHMGVRGFARTMPTSGALDNVAKATKIQLYETPTGWKFFGKLMDAGRLSLCGEESFGTGADHIREKDGLWAVLAWLSILAFRKQSVEEVMLDHWKTYGRNYYTRYDYEDVEIDTAVDLMLDLEVIISDKAFVGQKFTVGQKTYEVEKADNFEYTDPVDGSSTRNQGLRIIFKGGSRIVFRLSGTASGATIHLYIDCYEKDEKEILQDPQVKLVDLLNIALKVSQLRERTRRTGPNVIT; encoded by the exons ATGGAGGACAGTCCTCTACAGGTGCTGCATGTGGAAACCGCTCCGTATCCTGACCAGCGGCCCGGTACCAGCGGCCTCAGGAAGAACGTCCGTGTTTTCCAGTACAAAGCGAACTACCTGCAGAACTTCATCCAGAGTATCTTCTCCTCCATCGACCTGCGGGACCGTCAAGGCTCCACCATGGTGGTGGGAGGAGACGGGCGTTACTTCAACACCGCTGCCATCCAGGTCATCGTACAGATGGCGGCGGCCAACGGG GTGGGCCGCCTGGTGATCGGTCAGAACGGCATCATGTCCACGCCGGCCGCGTCGTGCATCATCAGGAAGTTCAAAGCCATTGGTGGGTTCGTGCTCACCGCCAGCCACAACCCTGGAGGACCAGACGGAGAGTTTGGCATCAAGTTCAACATTGCTAATGGAG GTCCGGCCCCAAGCCCTGTGACTGATAAGATCTTCCAGATAAGCAGGGGTATAGAAGAGTACGCCATCTGCCCTGACCTCACGGTGGACCTCACAACACTCGGCAGGCAGAGTTTCGACCTGGAGAATAAATTCAAACCGTTTACAG TTGAGATCGTGGACCCGGTGGAATCCTACGCCAACATGCTGAGGAACATCTTTGACTTTGCGGCGCTGAAGGAGCTTCTCTCAGGACAGAACCACATACGCATCCGGTTAGACGCCATGCACGGAG TGCTTGGCCCATATGTGAAAAAGATCCTGTGTGAGGAACTCGGTTCTCCTGCCAACTCGGCCATTAACTGCGTCCCTCAGGAGGACTTCGGTGGACGGATTCCCGATCCGAACCTGACCTGCGCTGCAGATCTGCTCGAGACCATGAGGAGCGGCCAGTTCGACTTCGGAGCCGCTTTCGACGGTGACGGT GACCGCAATATGATCTTGGGGAGGAACGGCTTCTTGGTGAACCCCTCGGATTCTGTTGCTGTAATTGCAGCGAACATCTTCTGCATCCCTTACTTCCAGCACATGGGCGTGAGAGGCTTCGCCAGGACAATGCCCACCAGCGGAGCACTCGACAA CGTGGCTAAAGCCACCAAGATCCAGCTGTATGAAACTCCGACTGGCTGGAAGTTCTTTGGGAAGCTGATGGACGCGGGTCGCCTCTCGCTGTGTGGAGAGGAGAGCTTCGGCACAG GTGCTGATCATATCCGTGAGAAGGACGGGCTTTGGGCCGTACTCGCCTGGCTCTCCATCCTGGCTTTCAGGAAACAGAGTGTTGAGGAAGTCATGCTGGATCACTGGAAAACCTACGGCAGGAACTACTACACCAG GTACGACTACGAGGACGTGGAGATAGACACGGCAGTGGACCTGATGCTGGACCTCGAGGTCATCATCTCAGACAAGGCGTTCGTCGGACAGAAGTTCACGGTCGGGCAGAAAACCTATGAAGTGGAGAAAGCAGACAACTTCGAGTACACCGACCCTGTAGACGGAAGCTCCACGAGGAACCAG GGTCTGCGGATTATATTTAAAGGCGGCTCTCGCATTGTTTTTCGTCTCAGTGGAACCGCGTCGGGGGCCACGATACACCTCTACATCGACTGCTACGAGAAAGATGAAAAGGAGATTCTACAGGATCCACAG GTGAAGTTGGTGGATCTGCTGAACATCGCGCTGAAGGTGTCGCAGCTGCGCGAGAGGACGAGGAGAACCGGTCCTAATGTCAttacatga
- the LOC128527171 gene encoding angiopoietin-related protein 3-like isoform X2 → MKLAHLSLAKHVTMKLALLLLLMLSTSAFPTAEDTEEPNLTPSESRSAFAGPDEVQLIANGLLQLGKNLRDFVQKTKGQISNILQKLNIFDKSFNQLSLLASEIKEEEEELKKTTVVLKANNEEIKSLSLEINSKVEDIMKERMQLWNQVGGLEEKLGGLSQGLLSADQIAEISALKEVIQTQERSISDLLKVVKEQSEHLNNQKNKIKSLENKLSSAGVQETLSKFSWDAEAYSVSEYLSNFSIDGSFSNFPRDCGEVFNGGEKTSGLYPIKPNGSQPFLALCEFTEEGVFTIIQRRQDGLVDFNQSWQSYENGFGDFRSEFWLGLRKIFSITQQGSALLRVQTEGWKQEIHMTEFQYVLEGPDSNYTIHLRTGDLPSDTDVPTGLRFSTGDHNDGNILKDPKCAHDYTGGWWFSACGDVNLNGKCIESQPRRKAIQGKPDKGHFKSTRISIRHHREA, encoded by the exons ATGAAGCTCGCTCATCTGAGTCTGGCGAAACACGTGACCATGAAGCTGGCCCTGCTGCTGTTATTGATGTTATCAACCAGCGCTTTCCCAACAGCAGAGGACACGGAGGAGCCAAACCTCACCCCATCAGAGAGTCGCTCAGCTTTCGCCGGCCCAGATGAAGTACAGCTTATCGCTAATGGCCTCCTGCAGCTAGGTAAAAACCTGAGGGACTTTGTGCAAAAGACAAAGGGCCAGATCAGCAACATCTTGCAAAAGCTCAACATTTTTGATAAGTCCTTCAATCAGCTTTCTTTGCTGGCAAGCGAGAtcaaagaggaagaagaggaactGAAGAAGACCACTGTGGTGCTCAAAGCCAATAACGAGGAGATCAAGAGCCTGTCTCTGGAGATAAACTCCAAAGTAGAGGACATCATGAAGGAAAGGATGCAGCTCTGGAACCAGGTTGGAGGGCTTGAGGAGAAACTCGGTGGACTTTCTCAAGGTCTTCTCTCAGCAGATCAGATCGCAGAAATTTCAGCACTCAAA GAAGTGATCCAAACCCAAGAAAGGAGCATCTCAGACTTGCTGAAGGTGGTGAAAGAGCAAAGCGAGCACTTgaacaaccaaaaaaacaagattaaaaGTCTGGAGAATAAG CTCAGCTCAGCAGGAGTTCAGGAGACTTTGTCTAAGTTCAGCTGGGATGCAGAAGCCTACAGCGTGTCAGAATATTTGTCCAACTTTTCCATCGATGGGAGCTTTTCAA ATTTCCCCAGAGACTGTGGTGAGGTCTTCAACGGTGGAGAGAAAACCAGTGGCCTGTATCCCATTAAGCCAAACGGATCCCAACCATTTCTTGCGCTCTGCGAATTCACAGAAG AGGGAGTGTTTACAATCATACAGCGCAGACAAGATGGCTTGGTCGATTTTAACCAGTCCTGGCAGAGTTATGAGAATGGATTCGGAGACTTCAGGA GTGAGTTCTGGCTTGGTCTGAGGAAGATCTTCTCCATCACCCAGCAGGGCAGTGCTCTCCTGCGCGTTCAGACGGAGGGCTGGAAACAGGAAATTCATATGACGGAGTTCCAGTACGTGCTGGAGGGCCCTGACTCCAACTACACCATCCACCTCAGAACAGGAGATCTGCCCTCGGATACGGACGTCCCGACAGGACTGAGGTTCTCCACAGGAGACCACAATGATGGAAACATACTGAAAGACCCAAAGTGTGCTCATGATTATACAG GAGGCTGGTGGTTCAGCGCTTGTGGAGATGTCAACCTGAATGGAAAATGCATCGAGAGCCAGCCTCGCAGGAAAGCCATCCAAGGGAAGCCCGATAAAGGACACTTCAAATCCACACGGATATCCATTCGTCACCATCGGGAAGCGTAG
- the LOC128527171 gene encoding angiopoietin-related protein 3-like isoform X1, with the protein MKLAHLSLAKHVTMKLALLLLLMLSTSAFPTAEDTEEPNLTPSESRSAFAGPDEVQLIANGLLQLGKNLRDFVQKTKGQISNILQKLNIFDKSFNQLSLLASEIKEEEEELKKTTVVLKANNEEIKSLSLEINSKVEDIMKERMQLWNQVGGLEEKLGGLSQGLLSADQIAEISALKEVIQTQERSISDLLKVVKEQSEHLNNQKNKIKSLENKLSSAGVQETLSKFSWDAEAYSVSEYLSNFSIDGSFSSDFPRDCGEVFNGGEKTSGLYPIKPNGSQPFLALCEFTEEGVFTIIQRRQDGLVDFNQSWQSYENGFGDFRSEFWLGLRKIFSITQQGSALLRVQTEGWKQEIHMTEFQYVLEGPDSNYTIHLRTGDLPSDTDVPTGLRFSTGDHNDGNILKDPKCAHDYTGGWWFSACGDVNLNGKCIESQPRRKAIQGKPDKGHFKSTRISIRHHREA; encoded by the exons ATGAAGCTCGCTCATCTGAGTCTGGCGAAACACGTGACCATGAAGCTGGCCCTGCTGCTGTTATTGATGTTATCAACCAGCGCTTTCCCAACAGCAGAGGACACGGAGGAGCCAAACCTCACCCCATCAGAGAGTCGCTCAGCTTTCGCCGGCCCAGATGAAGTACAGCTTATCGCTAATGGCCTCCTGCAGCTAGGTAAAAACCTGAGGGACTTTGTGCAAAAGACAAAGGGCCAGATCAGCAACATCTTGCAAAAGCTCAACATTTTTGATAAGTCCTTCAATCAGCTTTCTTTGCTGGCAAGCGAGAtcaaagaggaagaagaggaactGAAGAAGACCACTGTGGTGCTCAAAGCCAATAACGAGGAGATCAAGAGCCTGTCTCTGGAGATAAACTCCAAAGTAGAGGACATCATGAAGGAAAGGATGCAGCTCTGGAACCAGGTTGGAGGGCTTGAGGAGAAACTCGGTGGACTTTCTCAAGGTCTTCTCTCAGCAGATCAGATCGCAGAAATTTCAGCACTCAAA GAAGTGATCCAAACCCAAGAAAGGAGCATCTCAGACTTGCTGAAGGTGGTGAAAGAGCAAAGCGAGCACTTgaacaaccaaaaaaacaagattaaaaGTCTGGAGAATAAG CTCAGCTCAGCAGGAGTTCAGGAGACTTTGTCTAAGTTCAGCTGGGATGCAGAAGCCTACAGCGTGTCAGAATATTTGTCCAACTTTTCCATCGATGGGAGCTTTTCAAGTG ATTTCCCCAGAGACTGTGGTGAGGTCTTCAACGGTGGAGAGAAAACCAGTGGCCTGTATCCCATTAAGCCAAACGGATCCCAACCATTTCTTGCGCTCTGCGAATTCACAGAAG AGGGAGTGTTTACAATCATACAGCGCAGACAAGATGGCTTGGTCGATTTTAACCAGTCCTGGCAGAGTTATGAGAATGGATTCGGAGACTTCAGGA GTGAGTTCTGGCTTGGTCTGAGGAAGATCTTCTCCATCACCCAGCAGGGCAGTGCTCTCCTGCGCGTTCAGACGGAGGGCTGGAAACAGGAAATTCATATGACGGAGTTCCAGTACGTGCTGGAGGGCCCTGACTCCAACTACACCATCCACCTCAGAACAGGAGATCTGCCCTCGGATACGGACGTCCCGACAGGACTGAGGTTCTCCACAGGAGACCACAATGATGGAAACATACTGAAAGACCCAAAGTGTGCTCATGATTATACAG GAGGCTGGTGGTTCAGCGCTTGTGGAGATGTCAACCTGAATGGAAAATGCATCGAGAGCCAGCCTCGCAGGAAAGCCATCCAAGGGAAGCCCGATAAAGGACACTTCAAATCCACACGGATATCCATTCGTCACCATCGGGAAGCGTAG